One window from the genome of Haloprofundus halobius encodes:
- a CDS encoding DUF7568 family protein translates to MPSIPNWTQESRTPSLEYRNMETGARAVLHRAPDSYVHKWRAAILVEGYPVWSRGVKTKEADALRDGLRKRPNPRLICPECPNDNVVVCQKSADGAKVQRWFECRECGFESRSAIVYGAER, encoded by the coding sequence ATGCCATCCATTCCTAACTGGACCCAAGAGAGCCGGACCCCGAGTCTTGAGTATCGAAATATGGAGACTGGAGCCCGAGCAGTCCTCCACCGCGCCCCGGACTCGTACGTTCACAAGTGGCGTGCGGCGATCCTCGTTGAAGGCTACCCAGTGTGGTCGCGGGGCGTCAAGACGAAAGAGGCCGATGCACTTCGTGATGGACTCCGAAAACGTCCAAATCCCCGCCTTATATGCCCTGAATGCCCGAATGACAACGTCGTCGTCTGCCAGAAGAGTGCTGACGGCGCCAAGGTACAACGGTGGTTCGAGTGTCGAGAATGCGGCTTCGAAAGCCGCTCGGCGATCGTCTACGGCGCCGAACGCTGA
- a CDS encoding MBL fold metallo-hydrolase has product MTVTIHENADDEESVPPSDLASTDQPLVVTPRGGAREVGRSCYHVQTPELDILVDCGLNQGSGGQFPNLRGIEEGQIDAVFLTHAHIDHSGGLPVIENRALLAKDAPIITTRPTTALCHTLLHDSIKIHEEETQKQGREQEFTRNNVHDVLERFKPQRYGEHALSNELRRLNTSADITYTLGGAGHLLGSAWLAIEYGGRRVVFSGDIGGRSAHLPDYDTPPAADTLFLESTYGGRQQHRSLKKARNQLYQATISAVKKGIPVLIPTFAVGRAQEVMQVFRERFPHEPDEVRDQLEVVYDGMARDATAAYHAFSIGEFVDETINNWRMNAQDNEPFLPDCAWYPEDNSERIPILDGERAPIIIAPSGMLSGGTSPLYLTALAEHYDEARIFFTGYQAEGTPGRVLQNGSGNQVTVSLPVTPFRNSELESDKNGNTTVNIPTSWVKTISGFSGHCARQTLYEFAQEVDAKHVALVHGPNDAQKECRGYLSNQLNADAVTRASMGTPIPVYGSTAGKLIRVDNSSGAANAITVQPGSTTEDSHTNDEPTANNELNETKPHNDHTDNKPEKTLEERVEALEARNKALEAELATVRNDHRWTEADIRRIVRTESANEPTSAIKGSEDNEVVKSVEVLSELDGVGPAITERLLDNGYTTLRDIQEASVSDLTALNQIGNSTASEIWQYAEANL; this is encoded by the coding sequence ATGACCGTAACAATCCACGAAAACGCGGACGATGAAGAATCGGTTCCACCAAGTGACCTTGCCTCTACCGACCAGCCGCTAGTCGTCACTCCGCGTGGTGGTGCAAGGGAAGTTGGGCGATCTTGTTACCATGTTCAAACACCAGAACTGGATATCCTCGTTGACTGTGGTCTCAACCAAGGTAGTGGTGGGCAATTCCCGAATCTAAGAGGCATTGAAGAAGGCCAAATCGATGCCGTGTTCCTCACACACGCACACATCGATCATTCTGGAGGACTACCAGTTATCGAAAATCGAGCCCTTCTTGCAAAAGATGCCCCCATTATCACGACACGGCCCACTACAGCACTCTGTCACACGTTATTACACGATTCGATTAAAATCCACGAAGAAGAGACTCAAAAGCAGGGCCGTGAACAGGAATTCACCCGCAATAATGTCCATGACGTACTTGAACGGTTCAAGCCCCAGCGTTATGGCGAACACGCACTCTCAAACGAGCTTCGACGTCTCAACACGAGCGCAGATATAACGTATACACTGGGTGGTGCCGGACACCTCCTCGGGAGTGCTTGGCTTGCTATTGAATATGGGGGTCGTCGTGTAGTCTTCTCTGGCGATATCGGTGGCCGGTCTGCGCATCTCCCTGATTATGACACACCGCCTGCTGCCGACACGCTGTTCTTAGAAAGTACATATGGCGGTAGACAACAGCACCGCTCGTTGAAGAAGGCACGAAACCAACTCTATCAGGCGACAATAAGCGCAGTCAAAAAGGGCATTCCCGTTCTCATCCCGACGTTCGCAGTCGGACGTGCACAGGAGGTCATGCAAGTATTTAGAGAACGGTTCCCACATGAACCAGACGAAGTCCGAGACCAGTTGGAAGTCGTCTATGATGGAATGGCGCGAGACGCTACTGCGGCCTACCATGCATTCTCCATTGGTGAATTCGTTGATGAGACAATCAACAACTGGCGGATGAACGCTCAGGACAACGAACCATTCCTCCCTGATTGCGCATGGTATCCAGAGGATAATTCTGAACGCATTCCAATTCTCGACGGTGAGCGAGCACCAATTATCATCGCTCCATCAGGCATGCTCTCTGGTGGAACTTCACCACTCTATCTCACAGCCTTGGCCGAGCATTATGACGAAGCACGAATTTTCTTCACAGGATACCAAGCAGAAGGAACGCCGGGCCGAGTACTCCAAAATGGATCGGGAAATCAGGTTACTGTATCTCTGCCCGTGACTCCATTCCGTAATTCTGAGCTAGAATCTGATAAGAATGGCAATACGACGGTGAATATCCCAACCTCATGGGTCAAGACGATTTCAGGGTTTAGTGGGCACTGTGCTCGTCAAACACTCTATGAGTTCGCACAGGAAGTAGATGCAAAGCATGTTGCCCTCGTTCACGGACCAAACGATGCACAAAAGGAATGTCGAGGATACCTGTCAAACCAGCTTAACGCAGACGCAGTTACTCGTGCGTCTATGGGAACCCCGATTCCAGTTTATGGTTCCACCGCTGGGAAATTAATACGTGTAGACAACAGTTCAGGGGCTGCAAATGCCATCACGGTGCAACCAGGAAGCACTACTGAGGACTCTCACACCAACGATGAGCCTACTGCAAATAATGAATTGAATGAGACCAAACCTCACAATGACCACACAGATAATAAACCCGAGAAAACCCTTGAAGAGCGGGTTGAGGCTTTGGAAGCCAGAAACAAAGCACTCGAAGCAGAATTAGCTACAGTTCGTAATGATCATCGGTGGACGGAGGCCGATATTCGCCGTATCGTCCGGACAGAGTCCGCTAATGAGCCGACATCCGCTATTAAGGGTTCTGAAGACAATGAAGTAGTGAAATCGGTGGAAGTACTTTCGGAACTAGACGGTGTTGGTCCTGCTATCACTGAGCGTCTTCTTGACAATGGTTACACCACACTTCGAGACATCCAAGAGGCGTCAGTTTCGGATCTCACGGCTCTCAATCAGATTGGCAACAGTACTGCAAGTGAGATCTGGCAGTATGCAGAAGCGAATCTCTAA
- a CDS encoding DUF6166 domain-containing protein has translation MSRTINSQSLQQRSQRSDRDIVYVGYRQRGRAVVEKLPKQERLTPDRSLKLVNHSPSGFEWGYSGSGPAQLALALLLDYTEDEEFALTHYTQFKNEIVSQLECAGPTERWRLTGSEIESALGVTGPEVLPASAGQ, from the coding sequence ATGAGTAGAACTATCAACTCACAGTCGCTCCAACAGAGAAGCCAGAGAAGTGACCGCGATATCGTCTACGTCGGCTACCGACAGCGAGGGCGTGCCGTCGTGGAGAAGCTACCTAAACAGGAACGCCTCACTCCAGACCGAAGCCTCAAGCTGGTAAACCACAGTCCCTCGGGGTTCGAATGGGGATACAGTGGGAGTGGGCCAGCGCAGCTCGCACTCGCGCTCCTGCTCGACTACACCGAGGACGAAGAATTTGCGCTAACGCACTACACCCAGTTCAAGAACGAAATTGTGAGTCAACTGGAGTGCGCCGGTCCCACAGAGCGTTGGCGACTCACCGGTAGCGAGATTGAGTCCGCCCTTGGTGTGACCGGCCCAGAGGTTCTCCCAGCGTCTGCAGGACAGTGA
- a CDS encoding transcription initiation factor IIB: MATRNIYETVFDEDVQHESSSNNCPECNGHVATNAVETVCEDCGLVIADQQIDHGPEWRSFEDDDSNHKRTGSTLTAARHDRGLSTEIGRRTDGKGNTLSGSKRCQLARLRREQTRGRFQSKAERNLAHGLGEVRRVASAFGLAGSVRDQACQLFRSAQREDLLLGRSIEAIAAASVYGVCRCHGRPIARDDLVDVARVDHSGVTNAYKTLNRELGLPTKPVAPQSLIPKLASELDVDKRVRRRARALAERAHETSIANGCLPSGVAAACLYLASREHGESLTQTQVAEAAGTTPTTLRARRAELTELVDGEVQVAST, encoded by the coding sequence ATGGCAACGAGAAACATCTACGAAACGGTCTTCGATGAAGACGTCCAGCATGAATCCAGTTCGAACAACTGTCCCGAATGCAACGGACACGTGGCGACTAACGCAGTGGAAACAGTTTGTGAAGACTGTGGTCTCGTCATCGCAGACCAGCAGATTGACCACGGTCCTGAATGGCGCTCGTTCGAAGACGACGACAGCAACCACAAACGGACAGGGTCCACACTCACGGCAGCCCGTCACGACCGAGGCTTATCGACCGAGATTGGTCGCAGGACCGATGGGAAGGGAAACACGCTCTCTGGGTCGAAACGATGTCAGCTTGCCCGACTGCGACGTGAACAGACGCGGGGACGATTCCAGTCGAAAGCCGAGCGGAACCTCGCACACGGCTTGGGTGAGGTTCGACGAGTCGCAAGCGCTTTCGGGCTTGCTGGTTCGGTTCGCGACCAAGCGTGTCAGCTCTTCCGGAGTGCCCAACGTGAGGACCTCTTGCTTGGTCGATCAATCGAAGCGATCGCCGCCGCCAGCGTCTATGGGGTCTGTCGGTGTCACGGACGGCCAATCGCGCGCGATGACCTCGTCGACGTTGCTCGAGTCGACCACTCGGGCGTAACAAACGCGTACAAAACGTTGAACAGAGAACTGGGACTCCCGACAAAGCCCGTCGCCCCACAATCACTGATTCCGAAGCTCGCTTCGGAACTCGATGTCGACAAGCGGGTTCGTCGTCGAGCGCGGGCGCTTGCCGAGCGTGCGCACGAGACGTCCATTGCGAACGGCTGTCTGCCGTCCGGAGTTGCTGCAGCCTGTCTCTATCTCGCCAGTCGTGAACACGGAGAGTCGCTGACACAGACACAAGTTGCTGAAGCCGCTGGAACGACGCCGACAACACTTCGAGCGCGACGTGCAGAACTTACCGAGCTGGTCGACGGGGAGGTCCAAGTCGCATCAACGTAG
- a CDS encoding nucleic acid-binding protein: protein MILAVADAGPIIHLDEIDALALLSTVDKLLIPQTVYQELEAGTVPPALESIEYELVETDTTTLDVDLDPGETAALAVASERAAVLLTDDLAARDTANDHDVEVHGSIGVLVLAYSRGELKKTEAAKLMRALQTETSLFITDAVVERGISLLDET from the coding sequence GTGATTCTTGCGGTTGCTGATGCGGGCCCCATCATTCACCTCGACGAGATCGACGCACTTGCGTTGCTCTCGACCGTCGATAAGCTACTGATTCCACAGACTGTCTACCAAGAACTTGAGGCGGGCACGGTCCCTCCTGCACTCGAATCGATTGAGTATGAACTCGTTGAGACTGACACGACCACACTTGACGTCGATTTAGATCCCGGAGAAACAGCTGCACTTGCGGTCGCATCTGAGCGCGCTGCAGTACTTTTGACTGACGACCTGGCAGCGCGAGACACCGCGAACGACCATGATGTTGAAGTACATGGTTCGATTGGTGTCCTCGTACTCGCATACTCCCGTGGAGAACTCAAGAAGACAGAAGCGGCCAAGCTGATGCGGGCACTTCAGACTGAAACGAGTCTGTTCATCACTGACGCTGTCGTCGAGCGTGGTATCTCACTACTTGATGAAACGTAG
- a CDS encoding PadR family transcriptional regulator, giving the protein MNDLSGFQRDLLYVISGFDQPSGQDVKSELEQYVDGEINHGRLYPNLDTLVNKEYVEKGPLDRRTNYYAITEKGREALRERRGWEDQYTAIEA; this is encoded by the coding sequence ATGAACGACTTGAGTGGCTTCCAACGAGACCTCTTGTACGTGATTTCTGGGTTTGACCAGCCGTCGGGACAAGACGTCAAAAGCGAACTCGAACAGTACGTCGACGGTGAAATCAACCACGGCCGACTCTACCCAAACCTCGACACCCTCGTCAACAAGGAGTACGTCGAGAAAGGACCACTTGATCGCCGAACAAATTACTATGCGATTACGGAGAAGGGACGAGAAGCGCTTCGTGAGCGGCGAGGATGGGAAGACCAATACACGGCGATTGAGGCGTAG
- a CDS encoding helix-turn-helix domain-containing protein, translated as MYVVCGEKELKVILALDSGDSISGVARKIDENRETIRRVVNRIEEAGYVEYDDGLQVVDQTIRDAGLEFLTASAVISPPSIPEAYVIPQFAGMEYAYTGIDAVYVWTRGGYQVARDPEDYSLFIAVHESDLDAWVAFFDRFGIPTAEERQPADDLDGPIQVVLEPEAQIEAEMVDGRPVISLQETVAFANEHYAHFQSALDMLDRMYDDVNIDANYCPN; from the coding sequence ATGTACGTAGTGTGCGGTGAGAAGGAACTCAAGGTCATCCTTGCACTCGACTCAGGTGATTCCATCTCCGGTGTCGCACGGAAGATCGACGAGAACCGGGAGACGATTCGGCGCGTCGTGAACCGTATCGAGGAAGCGGGATACGTCGAATACGATGACGGCCTCCAGGTCGTCGACCAGACAATTCGGGACGCCGGTCTCGAGTTCCTGACGGCCTCAGCAGTCATCTCGCCGCCATCTATCCCGGAAGCGTACGTCATCCCGCAGTTCGCAGGGATGGAGTATGCTTACACCGGCATCGATGCGGTCTATGTCTGGACTCGCGGTGGCTACCAGGTCGCTCGCGACCCAGAGGACTATTCGCTGTTCATCGCCGTCCACGAGTCCGACCTCGACGCCTGGGTGGCGTTCTTCGACCGGTTTGGAATCCCGACTGCAGAGGAGCGCCAGCCCGCTGACGACCTCGATGGACCGATACAGGTGGTCCTCGAGCCGGAGGCACAGATCGAGGCCGAGATGGTCGACGGACGGCCCGTTATCTCCCTCCAAGAAACCGTAGCATTCGCAAACGAGCACTACGCGCACTTCCAGTCAGCACTCGACATGCTCGACCGTATGTATGACGACGTTAACATTGACGCGAACTACTGTCCAAACTAA
- a CDS encoding DNA-binding protein, with protein MSSSNATSNVVSVDEQAFEKQNEAAVDEDGFEVVDETPEFRATVQMEVQAKVDANHPDGIVDTSDERIYGATLEQEERIRGREAELERISARATFGTQDGREKRSRVVAATQNVERRTEFQKRAASVDPWADPERDDPREELTQEQLAAVNTQAMRLSEKLDGWSRAAIGRRLGEVVAGGTDMMSAVVGVFEELQTAPGQVVPIGKIEDVNRKEVSIEGRVETLWEPSHPSISQVGLIADDSGQTRVTVWKASDAPLMDEGEQVRIDGAARNWYEGRVSLAVTGWSSLTFPERGRWWE; from the coding sequence ATGTCAAGTAGCAACGCAACCAGTAATGTAGTTTCGGTCGATGAACAGGCGTTCGAGAAACAAAACGAAGCCGCGGTTGACGAGGACGGCTTCGAGGTCGTCGATGAGACACCGGAATTCAGAGCGACGGTGCAGATGGAAGTGCAAGCGAAGGTGGATGCAAACCACCCGGACGGAATCGTCGACACTAGCGATGAGCGCATCTACGGGGCGACCCTCGAACAGGAAGAGCGTATTCGGGGCCGTGAAGCGGAGTTGGAGCGCATCAGTGCAAGAGCGACGTTCGGAACGCAGGACGGGCGAGAGAAGCGGTCGCGAGTTGTGGCGGCGACACAGAATGTGGAGCGACGGACAGAGTTTCAGAAGCGAGCGGCGAGTGTGGACCCGTGGGCAGACCCGGAGCGAGACGATCCGCGTGAAGAACTGACGCAGGAGCAGTTGGCGGCGGTGAACACGCAGGCGATGCGATTGAGTGAGAAACTTGATGGTTGGTCGCGAGCGGCGATTGGTCGGCGGCTGGGTGAAGTTGTAGCCGGTGGAACAGACATGATGAGCGCAGTCGTCGGGGTATTCGAGGAGTTACAGACGGCGCCAGGGCAAGTAGTTCCCATTGGAAAGATTGAGGATGTCAATCGCAAGGAGGTCAGCATCGAAGGACGCGTTGAGACACTGTGGGAGCCCTCGCATCCGAGTATCAGTCAGGTAGGTCTCATTGCCGACGACAGTGGACAAACTCGAGTGACGGTTTGGAAGGCGTCGGATGCACCGCTGATGGATGAAGGCGAGCAGGTGCGCATCGATGGTGCTGCGCGAAACTGGTACGAAGGCCGTGTCTCACTGGCCGTGACCGGGTGGTCGAGTCTCACCTTCCCCGAGCGCGGTCGGTGGTGGGAATAG
- a CDS encoding DUF7534 family protein, with the protein MPNASLVRFVGTVLVALIIAFNLAAIFGPPDPFSQLRIAGIALIIVAPLAYALIYRRGYKSILKQVNR; encoded by the coding sequence ATGCCTAATGCGTCCCTTGTCCGTTTTGTCGGTACGGTCTTAGTCGCGCTCATCATTGCGTTTAATCTCGCGGCTATTTTCGGGCCTCCCGATCCGTTCTCACAACTTCGTATAGCAGGAATCGCGCTGATAATCGTGGCACCGCTTGCTTACGCTCTCATCTACAGACGAGGATACAAATCTATCTTGAAACAAGTGAATCGATAA
- a CDS encoding DUF7342 family protein encodes MTESPREGVTSWTETMSARERIRSVAETLREPRSTNWISDQADAAWSTTSNELNELVEQGRLRRIEAGDTTLYQPDYTRLLFEEIRTLIEENAREELQSELAAIAEEIEGWQDTYNVETWEELEQSLADGEVSSAEIRERREIIAFWRANEEDRQLIKHALELYSDVETTRKQMTDAADRATS; translated from the coding sequence ATGACTGAGTCTCCACGGGAAGGTGTTACATCGTGGACAGAGACAATGAGTGCACGTGAGCGGATTCGATCCGTCGCCGAAACACTCCGTGAGCCACGTTCGACCAATTGGATTAGCGACCAAGCAGATGCGGCATGGAGTACCACCTCCAACGAGCTGAATGAGCTCGTTGAGCAAGGTCGGTTACGCCGCATTGAAGCTGGTGACACTACGCTGTATCAGCCAGACTATACCCGGTTGCTCTTCGAGGAAATCCGCACCCTCATCGAGGAGAACGCCCGCGAGGAACTCCAGAGTGAGTTGGCGGCCATTGCTGAAGAAATCGAGGGATGGCAAGACACCTACAACGTAGAGACGTGGGAAGAGCTCGAACAGTCGCTTGCAGATGGCGAGGTCTCTAGCGCTGAAATTCGTGAGCGACGCGAGATCATCGCGTTCTGGCGTGCGAACGAAGAAGACCGTCAACTCATCAAGCACGCTCTCGAACTGTATTCGGATGTTGAAACCACTCGCAAACAGATGACCGACGCAGCAGACCGCGCTACGAGCTAA
- a CDS encoding DUF7389 domain-containing protein → MSDSKQPATDSAESAMNGDQTERTEHVKRTDVGVSLTVKLKRGTGTRDEDQIKAKVKAKTLEDARNDMETLREYIHDLAEDARQIQPADPHE, encoded by the coding sequence ATGTCTGACTCGAAGCAACCAGCCACTGACTCGGCAGAATCGGCAATGAACGGAGATCAAACGGAGCGAACAGAGCACGTCAAACGCACTGATGTTGGTGTCTCGCTGACCGTGAAACTCAAACGCGGAACCGGGACCCGAGATGAAGACCAGATCAAAGCCAAGGTGAAGGCGAAAACGCTGGAAGACGCCCGCAATGATATGGAGACACTTCGCGAGTACATCCACGACCTCGCCGAAGACGCTCGCCAAATCCAGCCAGCAGACCCACACGAATAG
- a CDS encoding SWIM zinc finger family protein: MTNAFAHLDTTRRVVKRAQYEAFEFECCDGGIRVRNCSHAEPADHEYHVTVDDGIPVACECPADAKYSSACKHRVAVAIRPLLLDAAATQAVADGGTVVSDDETAESDGCDCADLGDGFPCWECYRTGKRTLPE, encoded by the coding sequence ATGACGAATGCATTTGCACACCTCGACACAACCCGGAGAGTCGTCAAACGAGCCCAGTATGAGGCATTTGAGTTCGAATGCTGCGACGGCGGTATTCGCGTCAGAAACTGCAGTCACGCCGAGCCAGCGGATCATGAGTATCACGTTACTGTCGACGACGGAATCCCAGTCGCCTGTGAGTGTCCAGCCGACGCAAAGTACTCCTCAGCATGTAAACACCGGGTGGCGGTTGCGATTCGACCCCTACTCCTTGATGCCGCTGCAACGCAGGCGGTCGCCGATGGCGGAACCGTCGTGAGCGACGACGAGACTGCGGAATCAGATGGGTGTGACTGCGCAGATCTCGGCGACGGGTTTCCCTGCTGGGAGTGTTATCGAACCGGGAAGCGAACGCTGCCGGAGTGA
- a CDS encoding toxin-antitoxin system TumE family protein has protein sequence MGQELTRRYTHVEAGLVENVVIRRTTDTDTYPSGWKYTLHLGTLEDLTLVRYDNAHEDTKGHELHTAAGDTDVEFPGMEELLVEFWASADEYWDAIGGSPPRSY, from the coding sequence ATGGGCCAGGAACTCACACGTCGCTATACGCACGTCGAAGCCGGACTCGTCGAAAACGTCGTCATCCGGCGAACAACCGATACAGACACCTACCCATCCGGATGGAAATACACGCTTCACCTCGGAACGCTCGAAGATCTCACGCTCGTCCGGTACGACAACGCCCACGAAGACACAAAGGGCCACGAACTCCACACTGCGGCCGGCGACACCGACGTTGAGTTCCCGGGTATGGAAGAACTCCTCGTCGAATTCTGGGCCAGCGCTGACGAATATTGGGATGCCATCGGGGGCAGCCCACCACGGTCGTACTAA
- a CDS encoding transcriptional regulator: protein MTTLHITVGDRAQLREDSLQFIQNAEADEGTVEDDRAILQFGSYDDLVDSLTPLRLELIQAIATEQPSSMREAARLVDRDVSDVHADLKHLEVLGILELKEGGPGGAIQPAVPFDKIEMHIDYPLLDDVDADSAPASAD, encoded by the coding sequence ATGACGACACTTCACATCACCGTCGGCGACCGAGCACAGCTCCGTGAGGACTCCCTGCAGTTCATCCAAAACGCAGAAGCTGATGAGGGAACGGTAGAGGATGACCGAGCAATCCTTCAGTTTGGATCCTACGACGATCTCGTCGATAGCCTCACCCCGCTGCGTCTCGAACTTATTCAAGCAATCGCGACAGAACAGCCCTCAAGTATGCGTGAGGCAGCCCGACTGGTCGACCGCGACGTCTCCGATGTCCACGCAGACTTGAAACATCTGGAGGTACTGGGCATCCTTGAACTCAAAGAAGGCGGTCCCGGTGGCGCGATTCAACCAGCCGTTCCCTTCGACAAGATTGAGATGCACATCGACTATCCGCTCCTCGACGACGTTGACGCAGACAGTGCCCCTGCTAGCGCTGACTAG
- a CDS encoding DUF7537 family lipoprotein — MPSKAALLAVVALVLLSGCGGLLNDFSQRQPREDHTSDPRWLAPGLTSDGVINAKALIQTHRKTVSSQARTSTQTQVFRAENGTVVANTTLVTRVMVNRGPKLAEERSKGPKNVTNSPKRSFIWYDPKTSELATYSKSDDGEVHYTYRQSDRVVLVQNGTHSKRLYTLFRLLNATVAPETIDDSVHRLEASTQQLSVNGEKLQNVSFTAHIDYTGIVRSYELQYETERGGMMLHVTERMRITDLGITKVSRPEWVERSKNQSEQTADD; from the coding sequence ATGCCCTCCAAGGCTGCTTTGCTTGCAGTGGTCGCACTAGTCCTCCTCTCGGGGTGTGGGGGCCTGCTTAACGACTTCTCACAGAGGCAACCGCGTGAGGATCATACAAGCGATCCACGTTGGCTCGCCCCTGGTCTAACGAGCGATGGCGTCATCAACGCGAAGGCACTCATCCAGACGCATCGCAAAACGGTGTCGTCTCAGGCGCGTACATCGACGCAGACGCAGGTCTTTAGAGCCGAGAACGGAACCGTCGTCGCGAACACGACCCTCGTCACCCGTGTGATGGTTAACCGTGGGCCAAAACTCGCTGAAGAACGGTCGAAAGGCCCTAAGAACGTGACAAACTCGCCAAAACGAAGCTTCATTTGGTATGACCCGAAGACCTCTGAACTTGCCACATACAGCAAATCGGACGATGGAGAGGTTCATTATACCTATCGCCAAAGTGACCGCGTAGTGCTTGTACAGAACGGTACGCACTCAAAACGCCTTTATACTCTCTTCAGACTTCTGAATGCCACAGTAGCACCGGAAACGATCGACGACTCAGTTCACCGACTGGAGGCCTCGACACAGCAACTGTCCGTCAATGGTGAAAAACTGCAAAACGTCAGTTTCACTGCTCACATCGACTATACCGGGATTGTTCGGTCGTACGAGTTACAATACGAGACCGAGCGAGGTGGAATGATGCTTCACGTAACAGAACGGATGCGAATCACGGATCTCGGAATAACGAAAGTTAGTCGGCCTGAGTGGGTGGAGAGGTCCAAAAATCAAAGCGAACAGACAGCAGATGACTGA
- a CDS encoding ribbon-helix-helix protein, CopG family, whose protein sequence is MATDLTERVQEIAEARGIPESEILEQALERGVEDLWVDLVLSQYINDEIDRETAIGLVGRDRVKRAERELQAVKDDVRWGLNA, encoded by the coding sequence ATGGCCACGGATCTCACCGAACGGGTGCAAGAAATCGCCGAAGCGCGGGGTATCCCCGAGTCAGAGATCCTCGAACAGGCGTTAGAACGCGGTGTCGAAGATCTCTGGGTCGACCTTGTCCTCTCGCAATACATAAACGACGAAATCGATCGCGAGACAGCGATTGGTCTCGTCGGCCGTGACCGTGTCAAGCGAGCAGAGCGTGAATTACAGGCTGTCAAAGACGACGTTCGGTGGGGACTGAATGCGTGA